A DNA window from Bombus huntii isolate Logan2020A chromosome 10, iyBomHunt1.1, whole genome shotgun sequence contains the following coding sequences:
- the LOC126870263 gene encoding omega-amidase NIT2-A-like isoform X1, whose product MPEIEGDKLYNTCTIWGPDGTLIAKHRKVHLFDIDIPNKITFRESDSLSPGNSLTTFDVKGYKIGIGICYDIRFEEMARIYRNKGVFCAAKAVT is encoded by the exons atgcctgaaatagagggcgataaattgtacaatacctgtactatttggggtcccgatggaactttgatagcaaaacaccgaaag gtacatctattcgacatcgacattcctaataagattacttttcgagagagtgattcactcagtcctggtaactccctaacgacgttcgatgtgaagggctacaaaataggtattggcatttgctatgatattagattcgaggaaatggcacgcatttatcggaacaaag GTGTATTCTGTGCGGCTAAAGCAGTCACCTAA
- the LOC126870263 gene encoding omega-amidase NIT2-A-like isoform X2 produces MPEIEGDKLYNTCTIWGPDGTLIAKHRKVHLFDIDIPNKITFRESDSLSPGNSLTTFDVKGYKIGIGICYDIRFEEMARIYRNKGIKFYLHIER; encoded by the exons atgcctgaaatagagggcgataaattgtacaatacctgtactatttggggtcccgatggaactttgatagcaaaacaccgaaag gtacatctattcgacatcgacattcctaataagattacttttcgagagagtgattcactcagtcctggtaactccctaacgacgttcgatgtgaagggctacaaaataggtattggcatttgctatgatattagattcgaggaaatggcacgcatttatcggaacaaag gcatcaagttttatttacacatcgaacgttga